A region from the Rhinoderma darwinii isolate aRhiDar2 chromosome 2, aRhiDar2.hap1, whole genome shotgun sequence genome encodes:
- the LOC142742645 gene encoding uncharacterized protein LOC142742645, translating to MERVVNLRKFMAPTTTTNRKFLQFWQRLLYWSTSSTFFRQSERPKRTTRRAGRRWTRSRHQHTDEVPGRKNHLVVNLSSHSLTPTELSVLQKGLSFCPTAPCNTFILQQELNYFYRSLRLKTHFGLTDLSTSQQPRDVCSEISISNLGLRSKSNFAPPKIYHATESVIELVQRDIDVVLHDYNLGYYPHQKNLSTEERTSLRDLQHNREIIIKPADKGGAIVILDYNNYVSEINRQLTDSNTYLKIPRDPISDIRHKINSIIDHHLDINTIDHKTHKFLQNPFPITPVFYVLPKIHKSLINPPGRPIVASTDSISSPLAIFLEKILTPLIKKTKSFLLDTSHFLQIIKSLHQIEPTSLLITLDVNSLYTSITHQDGLAATSSLLDTTDMSMNSKSLCLELLELILNENYFLFGDNFYKQINGTAMGSNMAPPYANAYMAEFESTHIYTNPRFRDNAICWHRYIDDIFCIWKGTEQSAIDFVQEINTIREGLQFTLNLSSQEISFLDTLVKKNNTGHLVVDLYTKPTDRNGLLHFQSNHPYKTKTSLPKSQYKRISRIVTDETTRHTRLQEMTDKFKDRGYPSRILQQELHNTIQEDHTPCTTRNDTKLNRIPFVHTYHPLVPKFQQIIRKHWHHLSTAYPTILEFKSPAMMCLKRPPNFRDRLVRADIGSNTKLPRQTFLRPRHNGTFPCLHCSCCSNVIKGDRFQHPHTNKSFPIKGFYTCDTNFVVYLVKCPCGLIYVGETTQHIRDRITSHKSTIRCNKNWLPLPDHFSKANHQLSQFQFQIIEHVPQPRRGGNHIHLLKERESYWIHTLQTLSPRGLNREFDLMN from the coding sequence ATGGAACGAGTCGTCAACTTACGCAAATtcatggcgccaaccacgacaaCAAACAGAAAATTTCTCCAGTTCTGGCAGCGACTCCTCTATTGGTCGACGTCCTCCACGTTTTTTAGGCAATCGGAGAGGCCGAAACGGACCACCAGGCGGGCGGGGAGGAGATGGACGAGGTCGAGACACCAACATACAGACGAGGTCCCAGGTAGGAAGAACCACCTGGTCGTCAATCTCTCCTCTCATTCCCTTACGCCAACAGAACTGTCAGTCTTACAGAAAGGCTTGTCCTTCTGCCCCACCGCCCCCTGTAATACGTTCATTCTCCAGCAGGAATTGAACTACTTTTACAGATCATTACGACTCAAGACACACTTTGGACTTACTGATCTATCCACTTCCCAACAGCCTAGAGACGTGTGCTCAGAAATTTCTATTTCTAATTTGGGCCTCCGTAGCAAAAGCAATTTTGCTCCCCCCAAAATCTACCACGCTACAGAATCAGTGATTGAACTTGTACAAAGAGACATTGATGTCGTCTTGCACGATTACAATTTGGGCTACTATCCCCATCAAAAAAATTTGTCCACTGAAGAAAGGACATCCTTAAGGGATTTACAACATAACCGGGAAATCATAATTAAACCAGCCGATAAGGGAGGGGCCATTGTAATACTTGATTATAATAATTATGTCTCTGAAATCAATCGCCAACTTACTGATAGTAACACCTACCTCAAAATACCAAGAGACCCTATTTCCGATATACGCCATAAAATCAACTCCATCATTGATCATCACCTTGATATTAATACAATTGATCACAAAACACACAAATTTTTACAGAATCCGTTTCCAATCACTCCCGTATTTTATGTCCTACCAAAAATTCACAAGTCTTTAATCAATCCCCCTGGTCGACCAATAGTTGCCTCCACCGACTCTATTTCATCCCCATTAGCcatctttttagaaaaaatattgacTCCCCTCATTAAAAAAACCAAATCATTTCTCCTGGACACCAGCCATTTTTTACAGATTATTAAAAGTCTACATCAGATTGAGCCTACTAGCCTCCTAATTACATTGGATGTCAATAGCTTATACACATCCATCACACATCAAGATGGCCTAGCAGCCACAAGTAGCCTCCTGGACACTACCGATATGTCCATGAATTCCAAATCATTATGTTTAGAACTACTCGAATTAATTCTGAATGAGAATTATTTCTTATTTGGGGACAACTTTTATAAACAGATCAATGGCACTGCTATGGGTTCTAACATGGCTCCTCCATATGCCAATGCCTACATGGCAGAATTCGAATCTACCCACATTTACACCAATCCTAGATTCAGGGATAATGCAATCTGCTGGCatcgatatatagatgacatatttTGCATATGGAAAGGTACTGAACAATCTGCCATAGATTTTGTCCAGGAAATTAACACCATACGTGAGGGTCTACAATTTACATTAAATCTGAGTTCACAGGAGATAAGCTTCCTGGACACGTTGGTTAAGAAAAATAACACTGGCCATCTAGTTGTCGATCTATATACCAAACCTACAGACAGAAATGGCCTGCTCCATTTCCAGAGTAACCATCCGTATAAAACTAAAACCTCACTTCCTAAATCTCAATATAAACGCATCTCTAGGATTGTAACAGATGAGACAACACGACACACTAGATTACAAGAAATGACTGACAAATTCAAAGACAGAGGTTATCCTTCACGGATACTTCAACAAGAACTGCATAATACGATTCAAGAAGATCACACACCTTGTACCACCCGCAACGACACTAAACTAAATAGAATTCCGTTTGTACATACATATCACCCTTTGGTTCCAAAATTCCAACAAATTATTAGAAAACATTGGCACCACCTCAGTACAGCCTACCCGACCATTCTAGAATTTAAGTCGCCTGCGATGATGTGCCTCAAACGCCCACCCAATTTCAGGGATAGATTGGTTAGAGCAGACATTGGCAGCAACACTAAATTGCCCAGACAAACTTTCTTACGACCCAGACATAATGGAACTTTCCCATGCCTCCATTGCTCATGCTGCTCCAACGTTATCAAGGGTGATCGGTTCCAGCATCCCCACACTAATAAATCTTTTCCCATAAAAGGCTTTTATAcatgtgataccaattttgtggtaTACCTGGTAAAGTGCCCGTGTGGGCTAATATATGTGGGCGAAACCACACAACACATTAGGGATCGCATAACAAGCCACAAATCTACTATCCGCTGTAACAAAAACTGGTTACCATTaccagaccacttcagtaaggctAATCATCAACTTTCCCAATTTCAGTTCCAGATAATTGAACACGTTCCTCAACCACGTAGAGGTGGCAACCACATACATTTACTTAAGGAACGGGAATCCTACTGGATACATACATTACAAACCTTAAGTCCCAGGGGTCTCAATAGGGAATTTGACCTAATGAATTGA